Proteins from one Hyperolius riggenbachi isolate aHypRig1 chromosome 4, aHypRig1.pri, whole genome shotgun sequence genomic window:
- the LOC137504830 gene encoding ribosome-binding protein 1-like: protein MDLYDPQTLGAMVFGGFMVISAIGIFLVSTFSMKETSYEEALAKQRKEQERNQLPKVDKKKKDKVPEKKGKSKKKEDKPNGKIPEADNSDNDQSNFESEPEGMIEDIKAVEFPVTVVLTSSQNKIVPSPKDKKKKQDKKVQKVEAQIPAVAVGKSVSKQTSASEATVKEVPVKAVPPIGSHTTSSSTNNAKTNPNQPNNHPAKSQSNLQATSDQTSKTQSKAQVSSAKTQSSSSATNTQSAKAQSTPTVTKAQSTPTVTKAQSNPPVTNSSQSAKAQSSQPVTGTPSSKTQSAKTQSGAQSAKSQSTAVTNAHSAKGQSSSAATNAQSAKSQSGPPVNTTATKTQASPPVSNTQAAKTLTSSPIANAQPVKAQSSPAVASAPPKKSEAVVNHEEHKPESAPKKKSASKKKAEPGL, encoded by the coding sequence ATGGATTTGTACGATCCTCAGACGTTGGGGGCCATGGTATTTGGAGGTTTCATGGTAATATCGGCTATTGGAATATTCCTAGTGTCCACGTTTTCTATGAAGGAGACCTCCTATGAGGAAGCACTGGCTAAGCAACGaaaagagcaggagaggaatcagCTGCCAAAGGTGGACaaaaagaagaaagataaagtacCTGAGAAAAAAGGGAAGTCCAAGAAAAAGGAAGATAAACCCAATGGAAAAATACCCGAAGCAGACAACTCCGATAATGACCAAAGCAATTTTGAATCTGAACCTGAAGGTATGATAGAGGATATAAAAGCTGTGGAATTTCCCGTAACAGTGGTTTTGACTTCATCTCAAAACAAAATCGTACCTTCCCCTAAAGACAAAAAGAAGAAGCAGGACAAGAAGGTCCAGAAGGTCGAAGCCCAAATTCCAGCAGTAGCTGTGGGCAAGTCTGTGTCAAAGCAGACTTCAGCCTCAGAGGCTACTGTTAAAGAAGTTCCTGTTAAGGCTGTTCCTCCTATTGGGTCTCACACCACTTCGTCATCCACTAATAATGCTAAAACCAACCCTAACCAACCCAATAATCATCCTGCCAAATCTCAATCAAATTTGCAAGCTACCAGCGACCAAACTTCTAAAACTCAGTCAAAGGCTCAAGTAAGCAGTGCTAAAACTCAGTCAAGCTCATCAGCAACCAATACTCAGTCTGCTAAAGCTCAGTCAACCCCAACAGTCACTAAAGCTCAGTCAACCCCAACAGTCACTAAAGCTCAATCAAACCCACCAGTGACCAACAGTTCTCAGTCTGCTAAAGCTCAGTCAAGTCAACCAGTGACCGGTACTCCGTCATCTAAAACCCAGTCAGCTAAAACTCAGTCCGGTGCTCAGTCAGCTAAAAGTCAAAGTACGGCGGTGACCAATGCTCATTCAGCTAAAGGTCAATCAAGTTCTGCTGCCACCAATGCTCAGTCTGCTAAAAGCCAGTCAGGTCCACCAGTGAACACTACAGCAACTAAAACCCAGGCAAGTCCACCAGTAAGCAACACCCAGGCAGCTAAAACTCTGACAAGTTCACCAATAGCCAATGCTCAGCCAGTTAAAGCTCAGTCAAGCCCTGCAGTTGCCAGCGCTCCTCCTAAAAAAAGTGAAGCTGTTGTGAACCACGAAGAGCACAAACCAGAGTCTGCACCAAAAAAGAAGAGTGCCTCTAAGAAGAAAGCTGAACCAggtttgtga